From a region of the Oryza sativa Japonica Group chromosome 6, ASM3414082v1 genome:
- the LOC107275480 gene encoding uncharacterized protein: MAGAGAGEGGTVLVGVRGYDSGHREKEGGSTATSRTSNGRPIEMTFWNEAPPALSHFSAHGSDLPPAAHGDLLLAPKVIAVADGLLLLRVPVNPVPGGKSLFRQDDYFVYHHHQPARLDLLPRPCQQYCLRDDDFAIVSICGDKQQYVVAALEMINLPSQFALHRYKSSSGGGDGDEIAGNWTCEEVFVEEAVRDRVCPIPDSDERPVYHITTKTIVLGGAKGTVGWVDLWRGILLCDLLDEMSPPKLRDMPLPWPAKGNWTRYLSDSESFYRDITVSQHKDFIKYVEMEITMPRVVTKTIISSGDRTMPADDPPDSFLEWVRRSREPQPQPTTRQRSSVRRPGQWLTTWTMPIPVTSWEDWRPDCTANLHDFHVVDNTAHHGLLNKLMLSTSDDEEAKGSSLSLGCLAMSYPALSIDDDDVVYLLCNSANRDCDMGGVMIALDVRKKEIQGDAM; this comes from the coding sequence atggccggcgccggcgccggtgaaggCGGCACCGTCCTGGTGGGCGTCCGAGGCTACGACAGCGGCCACCGCGAGAAGGAGGGAGGCAGCACGGCCACCTCCAGAACAAGCAACGGGCGTCCCATCGAGATGACATTCTGGAACGAGGCCCCTCCCGCGCTCTCCCACTTCTCCGCCCACGGCTCCGAtctgccgcccgccgcccatgGCGATCTGCTCCTGGCGCCCAaagtcatcgccgtcgccgacggctTGCTCCTCCTCAGAGTCCCCGTCAACCCCGTGCCCGGCGGCAAGAGTCTCTTCCGTCAGGACGACTACTTCGTCTACCATCACCATCAACCCGCCAGGCTAGATCTGCTCCCCAGGCCGTGCCAGCAATATTGCTTACGCGACGACGATTTCGCCATCGTTAGCATCTGCGGCGACAAGCAGCAGTACGTCGTTGCCGCCCTCGAGATGATCAACCTGCCCAGTCAATTCGCGCTGCACCGGTACAAATCTTCTTCTGGTGGTGGCGATGGTGATGAGATCGCCGGAAATTGGACGTGCGAGGAGGTGTTTGTGGAGGAGGCGGTGAGGGACAGGGTGTGCCCGATCCCTGACTCAGATGAGAGGCCCGTGTACCACATCACCACCAAGACCATCGTGCTCGGAGGCGCGAAGGGCACCGTCGGCTGGGTCGATCTCTGGCGTGGCATCCTCCTCTGCGACCTGCTCGACGAAATGTCTCCCCCAAAGCTCCGCGACATGCCGCTGCCATGGCCGGCCAAGGGCAACTGGACAAGATACCTCAGTGACAGCGAGTCCTTCTATCGGGACATCACCGTCAGCCAACACAAGGACTTCATCAAGTACGTCGAGATGGAAATCACCATGCCAAGAGTTGTGACCAAAACCATAATATCCTCCGGTGATCGCACCATGCCTGCAGATGATCCTCCTGATTCGTTCCTCGAATGGGTTCGCCGGAGCAGAGAACCTCAGCCTCAGCCGACGACACGGCAGCGCTCCTCCGTCCGGCGGCCTGGCCAGTGGCTCACTACATGGACCATGCCTATCCCGGTCACTTCATGGGAGGACTGGCGCCCTGACTGCACAGCTAACTTGCATGATTTCCATGTCGTCGACAACACAGCCCATCATGGGTTGCTGAATAAGCTCATGCTCAGCACCAGCGATGATGAGGAAGCCAAAGGGTCCAGCTTGTCCCTAGGATGCCTGGCTATGTCTTACCCCGCCTTGagcatcgacgacgacgatgttGTTTACCTCTTGTGCAATTCTGCCAACAGGGATTGTGATATGGGAGGAGTGATGATCGCCCTTGATGTCAGGAAGAAGGAGATTCAAGGAGATGCAATGTGA